A part of Rattus rattus isolate New Zealand chromosome 6, Rrattus_CSIRO_v1, whole genome shotgun sequence genomic DNA contains:
- the LOC116902859 gene encoding olfactory receptor 6B1, whose translation MLDMDVENQTRVTKFILVGFPGSLSMRAAVFLMFLAAYILTVAENVIIILLVQQNRPLHKPMYFFLANLSFLETWYISVTVPKLLFSFWSMSNSISFTHCMIQLYFFIALMCTECVLLAAMAYDRYVAICRPLHYPTIMSHGLCFRLALGSWIIGFGISLAKIYFISRLSFCGPNVINHFFCDISPVLNLSCTDMSIAELVDFVLALVIFLFPLSITALSYGCILATVLRMPTGKQKAFSTCASHLVVVTIFYSATIFMYARPRAIHAFNMNKVISIFYAIVTPALNPFIYCLRNREVKEALKKLIYCQAIRSD comes from the coding sequence ATGCTTGATATGGATGTGGAGAACCAGACACGGGTCACCAAGTTCATTCTGGTGGGGTTTCCTGGGAGCTTGAGCATGAGAGCAGCTGTGTTCCTGATGTTTCTTGCGGCTTATATTCTGACTGTAGCTGAAAACGTGATCATCATCCTACTGGTGCAGCAGAACCGGCCACTACACAAGCCTATGTACTTCTTCCTTGCCAACCTGTCTTTCTTGGAGACCTGGTACATCTCTGTGACTGTGCCCAAGCTGCTATTCAGTTTCTGGTCCATGAGTAACAGCATCTCCTTCACTCACTGTATGATACAGCTTTACTTCTTCATTGCACTTATGTGTACGGAATGCGTTCTCCTGGCTGCGATGGCCTATGACCGTTATGTGGCTATCTGCCGCCCATTGCACTACCCCACCATCATGAGCCATGGGCTCTGTTTCCGCCTGGCTCTTGGTTCCTGGATCATTGGCTTTGGCATCTCTTTGGCAAAGATCTACTTTATCTCTCGCCTCAGCTTCTGTGGCCCCAATGTCATCAaccacttcttctgtgacatCTCTCCAGTTCTTAATCTCTCCTGCACAGACATGTCCATAGCCGAGTTGGTGGACTTCGTCTTGGCTCTggtcatcttcctcttcccactCTCAATCACTGCTTTATCATATGGATGCATTCTGGCCACTGTGTTGCGTATGCCAACAGGAAAGCAGAAAGCCTTTTCCACCTGTGCTTCCCATCTCGTGGTGGTTACCATCTTCTACTCAGCCACTATTTTTATGTATGCCCGACCCCGAGCTATCCATGCCTTCAACATGAACAAAGTTATTTCTATCTTCTATGCCATTGTGACTCCAGCCCTCAATCCTTTCATTTATTGCCTAAGGAACCGAGAGGTCAAAGAAGCTCTAAAGAAATTGATCTATTGCCAGGCCATCCGATCTGACTAG